Proteins encoded within one genomic window of Pseudodesulfovibrio senegalensis:
- a CDS encoding methyltransferase: protein MQYIHSPKAVVIAGAPASGKSTVARTVCDQFDYAFLRLDSINAQVVATLGIDVEELRQPLPAVCREYKALFLAELRRLRYRNIVLEGCRISHPHIFQAFHSALLDSYGEYVMLKCFYLNPDLETRKKLYLLRQAQLAKKAVKDKNKNALNLLAGEQKKGFCDFLEPPLRGFEVVEEQDSIIAYVAATVGAKHPNLPSGHETLLQDIAESGTFNPFYQRVEVGGELLVTGFTDSVKTWNNLLRLGIDFDSKKTCDIGCMHGYFTFKMEEAGAEPLGIDIAEGAIRCARLIAEARGSHARFAVLDSAEGFGEEFDVILALNVLHRVADFPAVCRNLFSAARELVVEIGETQLKEFISLGREHGFRVCQSSKSHRCSDVVGQRTILHLAREAR, encoded by the coding sequence ATGCAGTATATCCACTCCCCCAAGGCGGTCGTCATAGCCGGTGCTCCCGCATCCGGAAAATCCACGGTGGCACGAACAGTCTGTGACCAATTCGACTATGCGTTCCTGCGTCTGGACAGCATCAATGCGCAGGTCGTCGCGACCCTTGGCATTGATGTGGAAGAACTGCGCCAGCCGCTTCCGGCCGTCTGCAGGGAATACAAGGCCCTGTTCCTGGCCGAACTGCGTCGGCTGCGGTATCGGAACATAGTCCTTGAAGGGTGCAGGATCAGTCATCCGCATATTTTTCAAGCCTTTCATTCGGCCCTGCTGGATTCTTACGGCGAATATGTCATGCTCAAGTGTTTTTATCTCAATCCCGATCTGGAAACGCGCAAGAAGCTGTATCTGCTGCGGCAGGCACAGCTGGCAAAGAAAGCGGTCAAGGATAAGAACAAGAACGCCTTGAATCTTCTCGCCGGGGAGCAGAAAAAAGGCTTTTGCGATTTTCTGGAACCGCCTTTGCGCGGTTTCGAGGTCGTGGAAGAACAGGACAGCATCATCGCCTACGTGGCCGCAACAGTGGGGGCAAAGCACCCGAACCTTCCGTCCGGTCATGAAACACTGCTGCAGGACATTGCCGAGTCCGGCACGTTCAATCCCTTTTACCAGCGGGTGGAAGTGGGGGGCGAGCTTCTTGTCACCGGGTTTACCGATTCCGTGAAGACATGGAACAACCTTCTCAGGCTGGGCATTGATTTTGATTCGAAGAAAACCTGCGACATCGGATGTATGCACGGTTATTTCACCTTCAAGATGGAGGAGGCCGGTGCAGAACCTCTGGGTATCGACATTGCCGAAGGGGCCATACGGTGCGCCCGGCTGATCGCCGAGGCGCGGGGTTCCCATGCGCGTTTTGCGGTGCTTGATTCCGCGGAGGGCTTCGGCGAAGAATTCGATGTTATATTGGCCCTGAATGTTCTGCACAGGGTCGCGGATTTCCCGGCTGTTTGCCGCAACCTGTTCTCGGCCGCACGGGAACTTGTGGTTGAAATCGGTGAGACGCAGCTCAAGGAATTTATTTCCCTTGGCCGGGAACACGGCTTCAGGGTCTGCCAGTCATCCAAGTCGCACAGGTGTTCCGACGTTGTGGGGCAAAGGACCATCCTGCATCTGGCGCGGGAGGCGCGGTAG
- a CDS encoding carboxymuconolactone decarboxylase family protein, producing the protein MPEPAEKAVELFRQMNKNRRDIFKAYQGFTESIKKGSSIEGKYQSLILIACSILTQCDMCISLHVQNAATQGATRDEIIDAGLLAVAMGGSPKMMYMRYVYEEVDKLFD; encoded by the coding sequence ATGCCCGAACCCGCAGAAAAGGCCGTGGAACTGTTCCGCCAGATGAACAAGAACCGGCGCGACATCTTCAAGGCATACCAAGGCTTCACCGAAAGCATCAAAAAAGGCAGCTCCATCGAGGGCAAATACCAGAGCCTGATCCTCATCGCCTGCTCCATCCTGACCCAGTGCGACATGTGCATTTCCCTGCATGTGCAGAACGCGGCCACGCAGGGCGCCACCCGCGACGAAATCATCGACGCCGGGCTGCTGGCCGTGGCCATGGGCGGCTCGCCCAAGATGATGTACATGCGCTATGTGTACGAGGAAGTGGACAAACTTTTTGATTGA
- the era gene encoding GTPase Era, with translation MTDHKFGMVALLGPPNAGKSTLMNRFLGQKVAIVSPRPQTTRNRISGILSTDTEQIVFLDTPGIHRLRGRMNRFLLDSAWNALAGCDVVIIMLDAALYASKPHLFEKELSPLIKPVADTGRPVLVVLNKADRIKDKPTLLPVLQKASETWPEAEIFPVSALKGQGTDALLQAIVDRIPQGPPMYPDDQVSTVPLRFMAAETIREKLFYSLQQELPYGTAVEIELWEEDEKAGRVNIGAVIYTSKKNHKGMIIGKQGANLKEVGTRARKELNEMLGMKVHLELWVKVRSGWTEDPGFLRAMGLGE, from the coding sequence ATGACCGACCATAAATTCGGCATGGTGGCGCTGCTCGGCCCGCCCAACGCAGGCAAGAGCACGCTCATGAACCGATTCCTGGGCCAGAAAGTGGCCATTGTTTCCCCCCGGCCCCAGACCACCCGCAACCGCATCAGCGGCATTCTTTCCACGGACACCGAACAGATCGTCTTTCTGGACACGCCCGGCATCCACCGCCTGCGCGGCAGGATGAACCGTTTTCTGCTGGATTCCGCATGGAACGCCCTTGCCGGGTGCGATGTGGTCATCATCATGCTCGACGCAGCCCTGTACGCGTCCAAGCCGCACCTGTTCGAAAAGGAACTCTCCCCGCTGATCAAGCCCGTGGCCGACACGGGCCGCCCGGTGCTGGTGGTGCTGAACAAGGCGGACCGCATCAAGGACAAGCCCACACTGCTGCCCGTGCTGCAAAAAGCGTCGGAAACATGGCCCGAAGCCGAGATTTTCCCGGTGTCCGCGCTCAAGGGGCAGGGAACCGACGCGCTGCTGCAGGCCATTGTGGACCGCATCCCCCAGGGGCCGCCCATGTACCCGGACGATCAGGTTTCCACGGTGCCCCTGCGCTTCATGGCAGCAGAGACCATTCGCGAAAAACTGTTCTATTCGCTCCAGCAGGAACTGCCCTACGGCACGGCCGTGGAGATCGAACTCTGGGAAGAGGATGAAAAGGCCGGGCGCGTGAACATCGGCGCGGTCATCTATACATCCAAGAAAAACCACAAGGGCATGATCATCGGCAAGCAGGGCGCGAACCTCAAGGAGGTCGGCACCCGCGCGCGCAAGGAGCTCAACGAGATGCTGGGCATGAAGGTCCACCTGGAACTGTGGGTCAAGGTCCGCTCCGGCTGGACCGAGGACCCGGGATTCCTCCGGGCCATGGGGCTTGGAGAATAA
- a CDS encoding ABC transporter ATP-binding protein, translating to MPKPKASVPVTKASLYSWVFYRNTNLQVIVIGVILVTVALRLVPLEMSKRIINEAVGMKDLHKLYLYCGIYLVSVVLAGICKYIINLMQNFIGERTLKTLREKLYAHALSLPLNFYRKTSPGQVISYMITELIPVANFIGSAVAVPVVNLLTFLAYFIYLFYLNPYLSVIAVAIYTVEVLVIPPIQKRFNKANRERIDNTQRVSGLIGESISGVHEVHSNASIPLERNRFQKALQSLYGSTLVMNAYKYGIKFSNNFFQSLGPFSLLLIGGYLTIKGRFDLGALFAFQAAYDKLYQPWKDLMEFWQIYIDSAVRYQQVMDAFDLEPEHELEARGRDPYILDGSIDVRNVSYVVGNNIKLLDNVSLRVKDGEHVALVGFSGSGKSTLALCIAQLYKHTSGNVLLGDRDVNILSKQDMAYNVGMVAQHPFIFNGTVRENLLYSCDALTLQGGACAAGESPSLDKIIEHIQQVGLFLDVLSFGLRFTVDPEEYPELAEAVIHARHELREQYGEDLAADIEPFDKNEYSRYSSVVANITAGASSNPEYALETLHGKEFFRTFLDEQELTEPLITLGADLTARTVDIFNSMPDKNSGEMLEDVLKNSPITPENFDDCKTVAEHLERGQDLHEGERALMLELALAASPGKHKLVHLTDELAERLKAARLPFRKLMDTRAPGEFDFMRWKSYMRQRSIQDNIVFGHVKHDSAGAEERINQRIMQLLIMEGVLEQVVEMGLEFEVGSMGDRLSGGQRQKIALARVFLKSPRIVILDEATAALDNASQKRVQSVITNKWHGTNTVIAVIHRLDMLVHYDKVAVLKAGKIIEQGTYEELLERKGALHELVYGK from the coding sequence ATGCCCAAACCCAAAGCCTCCGTCCCGGTTACCAAAGCGTCGTTGTACTCGTGGGTTTTCTATCGGAACACCAATCTTCAGGTCATCGTCATCGGAGTGATTCTGGTCACCGTGGCCCTGCGTCTGGTGCCGTTGGAAATGTCCAAGCGGATCATCAACGAGGCCGTGGGCATGAAGGACCTGCACAAGCTGTACCTGTACTGCGGCATCTATCTGGTCAGCGTGGTTCTTGCGGGCATATGCAAATACATCATCAACCTGATGCAGAACTTCATCGGGGAGCGCACGCTCAAGACCCTGCGCGAAAAGCTCTATGCCCACGCCCTTTCCCTGCCGCTGAATTTCTACCGCAAGACCTCGCCCGGGCAGGTCATATCCTACATGATCACCGAGCTGATCCCGGTGGCCAACTTCATCGGCTCGGCCGTGGCCGTTCCCGTGGTCAACCTGCTCACCTTTCTGGCCTACTTCATCTACCTCTTCTACCTCAACCCGTACCTGAGCGTTATCGCGGTGGCCATCTACACGGTGGAGGTGCTGGTCATACCGCCGATCCAGAAACGGTTCAACAAGGCCAACCGAGAACGCATCGACAACACCCAGAGAGTTTCCGGGCTCATCGGCGAATCCATTTCCGGGGTGCACGAAGTCCACTCCAACGCATCCATTCCACTTGAACGGAACCGCTTTCAAAAGGCGCTGCAAAGCCTGTACGGCTCAACGCTGGTCATGAACGCCTACAAGTACGGCATCAAATTCTCCAACAACTTCTTCCAGAGCCTCGGGCCGTTCTCCCTGCTGCTCATCGGCGGCTACCTGACCATCAAGGGCCGCTTCGACCTCGGAGCGCTGTTCGCGTTTCAGGCCGCATACGACAAGCTCTACCAGCCGTGGAAAGACCTCATGGAGTTCTGGCAGATATACATCGACAGCGCGGTCCGCTACCAGCAGGTCATGGACGCCTTCGACCTCGAGCCCGAACACGAACTCGAAGCCCGCGGCCGCGACCCCTATATTCTGGATGGCTCCATCGACGTACGCAACGTTTCCTACGTGGTGGGCAACAACATCAAGCTGCTGGACAACGTTTCACTGAGAGTGAAGGACGGCGAACACGTGGCCCTGGTGGGTTTTTCCGGCAGCGGCAAATCCACGCTGGCCCTGTGCATCGCCCAGCTCTACAAGCACACCTCGGGCAACGTGCTGCTGGGTGACCGCGACGTGAACATCCTGAGCAAGCAGGACATGGCCTACAACGTGGGCATGGTGGCCCAGCACCCGTTCATCTTCAACGGAACCGTGCGCGAAAACCTGCTCTATTCCTGCGATGCCCTGACACTCCAGGGCGGCGCATGCGCTGCCGGGGAAAGCCCGTCGCTGGACAAGATCATCGAGCACATCCAGCAGGTGGGCCTGTTCCTCGACGTGCTCAGCTTCGGGTTGCGCTTCACCGTCGACCCGGAGGAATACCCGGAACTGGCCGAAGCCGTCATACACGCACGCCACGAACTGCGCGAGCAATACGGCGAAGACCTCGCCGCAGACATCGAGCCCTTCGACAAGAACGAATACTCCCGCTACAGCAGCGTGGTGGCCAACATCACGGCAGGGGCGTCCTCCAACCCGGAATACGCACTGGAAACGCTGCACGGGAAAGAATTCTTCCGCACGTTCCTTGACGAACAGGAACTGACCGAACCGCTGATCACCCTGGGAGCGGACCTGACCGCACGCACTGTGGACATCTTCAACAGCATGCCGGACAAGAATTCGGGCGAAATGCTTGAAGACGTGCTCAAGAACAGCCCCATCACGCCCGAAAACTTCGACGACTGCAAAACCGTGGCCGAGCACCTGGAACGCGGCCAGGACCTGCACGAGGGCGAACGTGCGCTCATGCTGGAACTGGCCCTTGCCGCATCTCCGGGCAAACACAAGCTGGTACACCTGACCGACGAACTGGCCGAACGCCTCAAGGCCGCGCGCCTGCCGTTCCGCAAACTCATGGACACCCGCGCCCCCGGCGAATTCGACTTCATGCGCTGGAAATCCTACATGCGCCAACGCAGCATTCAGGACAACATCGTTTTCGGACATGTGAAGCATGACAGCGCAGGTGCGGAAGAACGCATCAACCAGCGCATCATGCAGTTGCTGATCATGGAAGGCGTTCTGGAACAGGTGGTGGAAATGGGGCTGGAATTCGAAGTGGGCAGCATGGGCGACCGCCTTTCCGGCGGCCAGCGACAAAAAATCGCCCTGGCCCGCGTGTTCCTCAAGTCGCCCCGCATCGTCATCCTGGACGAGGCCACGGCAGCACTGGACAACGCCTCCCAGAAACGGGTGCAGAGCGTCATCACCAACAAATGGCACGGCACCAACACGGTCATTGCCGTTATCCACCGGCTGGACATGCTCGTGCATTACGACAAGGTGGCCGTGCTCAAGGCGGGCAAGATCATCGAACAAGGCACATACGAAGAACTGCTCGAACGCAAAGGAGCGCTCCATGAACTCGTCTACGGAAAATAG
- a CDS encoding cyclic nucleotide-binding domain-containing protein, with protein MNSSTENSGTDCCQHDAIMAQLRSIPHFSEVALDTLKVLAILCTPMNYHPGTVIFNQGDSDDKAYLIMNGEAEVSRANDNGTIRVGRFGPGSFVGALALTADVKRLFTLSAAGPLVCLNIRRKHFLQALENQPSAQNSFNKILAHSIVDWEEALLRAGKCPADSLGSTGVSLL; from the coding sequence ATGAACTCGTCTACGGAAAATAGCGGCACGGACTGCTGTCAACACGATGCGATCATGGCCCAACTGCGGTCCATTCCCCATTTCAGCGAGGTTGCGCTGGACACCCTCAAGGTACTGGCGATCCTGTGCACGCCCATGAACTATCATCCCGGAACCGTCATCTTCAACCAGGGCGACAGCGACGACAAGGCCTACCTGATCATGAACGGCGAAGCCGAGGTCTCCCGGGCCAACGACAACGGAACCATCCGGGTGGGCCGGTTCGGTCCGGGCTCCTTTGTGGGCGCACTGGCCCTTACCGCAGACGTGAAACGACTTTTCACCCTCTCAGCCGCGGGACCGCTGGTCTGCCTGAACATCCGGCGCAAACATTTTCTGCAGGCGCTGGAAAACCAGCCCAGCGCACAGAACTCGTTCAACAAGATTCTGGCGCACAGCATTGTGGACTGGGAAGAAGCCCTGCTCCGGGCCGGAAAATGCCCGGCGGACAGTCTCGGATCCACCGGGGTCAGCCTGCTGTAA